One genomic region from Fusobacterium russii ATCC 25533 encodes:
- a CDS encoding methyltransferase domain-containing protein — translation MKEFKVNNYLEDIRKKIPAYDLMLEIIFNSILPIETNISEIKNILAIGGQSFEVKNLSEIYSNSKITIVEPSEIMLNIVKNECKDLRNLEYIFDKFENYRSDRSFQLCLCLLVLQFVKEPESFLEKIYSSIEDDALLILSIFSNKQLAYWKEFALSRGAKREQVEKTFNNQSEVMNVLSPDYIENLLKEIGFSKIEKICEILSVDMWIIKK, via the coding sequence ATGAAAGAGTTTAAAGTTAACAACTACTTGGAAGATATAAGGAAGAAGATTCCAGCCTATGATTTAATGCTTGAAATAATATTTAATTCTATTTTGCCAATTGAAACAAATATTTCAGAGATAAAAAATATTTTAGCAATTGGAGGGCAAAGCTTTGAAGTAAAAAATCTATCAGAGATTTATAGCAACTCAAAAATAACAATAGTAGAACCAAGTGAAATTATGTTAAATATTGTAAAAAATGAATGTAAAGATTTAAGAAATTTAGAATACATTTTTGATAAGTTTGAAAATTATAGAAGTGATAGAAGTTTTCAATTATGTTTATGTCTTTTGGTATTACAGTTTGTTAAAGAACCCGAAAGTTTTTTAGAAAAAATTTATAGTAGCATTGAGGATGATGCTTTACTTATATTAAGTATATTTTCCAATAAACAATTAGCTTATTGGAAAGAATTTGCCTTATCAAGAGGAGCAAAGAGAGAGCAAGTTGAAAAAACATTTAATAATCAATCTGAGGTAATGAATGTTTTATCTCCTGATTATATTGAAAATTTATTAAAAGAAATTGGTTTTTCAAAAATAGAAAAAATTTGTGAAATACTTTCAGTTGATATGTGGATAATAAAAAAGTAA
- the hemL gene encoding glutamate-1-semialdehyde 2,1-aminomutase, with amino-acid sequence MKFENSKKLYKKALELIPGGVNSPVRAFKSVNREAPIFVKKGEGSKIWDEDENEYIDYICSWGPLILGHNHPKVLEAVNEIIANGSSYGLPTRYEVDLAELIIETVPSIEKIRLTTSGTEATMSAVRLARAYTKRNKIVKFEGCYHGHSDALLVKSGSGLLTEGYQDSNGITDAVIKDTLTLAFGDIEKLKKLLLNEDIACVIIEPIPANMGLIETHKEFLIEVREITKKTGTILIFDEVISGFRLALGGAQEYFNISPDLTTLGKIIGGGYPVGAFGGKKEIMDLVAPIGRVYHAGTLSGNPISAKAGFATIKYLYENKEKVYKELEEKTEYLVDGINKLAKKYSINICLNTLGSLFTIFFTDSDKIENLEDSLKSNTENFSLYFNTMLEEGIIVPPSQFEAHFLSLAHTKEDLDKTLISIEKAFKKIGEKNGK; translated from the coding sequence ATGAAGTTTGAAAATTCAAAAAAATTATATAAAAAAGCTCTTGAATTAATACCGGGAGGTGTAAATAGCCCAGTTAGAGCATTTAAATCCGTAAATAGAGAGGCACCTATTTTTGTAAAAAAAGGTGAGGGTTCAAAAATTTGGGATGAGGACGAAAATGAATATATAGACTATATTTGTTCTTGGGGACCATTGATATTGGGGCATAATCATCCTAAAGTTTTGGAAGCTGTAAATGAAATTATAGCAAATGGAAGTTCTTATGGTTTACCAACAAGATACGAGGTTGATTTAGCCGAATTAATTATAGAAACAGTACCCTCTATTGAAAAAATACGACTTACGACTTCCGGAACAGAGGCTACTATGTCAGCAGTAAGACTAGCAAGAGCTTACACAAAGAGAAATAAAATTGTAAAATTTGAAGGTTGTTACCATGGACATTCTGACGCTTTACTTGTAAAATCGGGTTCAGGTCTTTTAACAGAGGGTTACCAAGATAGCAATGGTATAACTGATGCAGTTATAAAAGATACTTTAACTTTAGCTTTTGGTGATATAGAAAAGTTGAAAAAATTACTTTTAAATGAAGATATAGCCTGTGTAATTATAGAGCCTATTCCTGCTAATATGGGACTTATAGAAACGCATAAAGAATTTTTAATAGAAGTTAGAGAAATAACAAAGAAAACAGGAACTATTCTAATTTTTGATGAAGTTATATCAGGTTTCAGATTAGCTCTTGGTGGAGCACAGGAATACTTTAACATCAGTCCAGATTTAACAACTCTGGGAAAAATAATTGGTGGAGGTTATCCTGTTGGTGCCTTTGGTGGAAAAAAAGAAATAATGGATTTGGTTGCTCCGATTGGCAGAGTATATCATGCCGGAACTTTGTCAGGAAATCCTATTTCAGCAAAAGCAGGCTTTGCAACTATAAAATATTTATATGAAAATAAAGAAAAAGTTTATAAGGAACTGGAAGAAAAGACTGAATATTTAGTTGATGGAATAAATAAACTGGCTAAAAAATATTCCATCAATATTTGTTTAAATACCTTAGGTTCTTTATTTACAATATTTTTTACAGATAGTGATAAGATTGAGAATTTGGAAGATTCTTTAAAATCAAATACGGAGAATTTTTCTCTTTATTTTAATACCATGCTGGAAGAAGGTATAATAGTTCCACCTTCACAATTTGAAGCACATTTTTTATCATTGGCTCATACAAAAGAAGACTTGGATAAAACATTAATTTCTATTGAAAAAGCCTTTAAAAAAATAGGAGAAAAAAATGGGAAATAA
- a CDS encoding precorrin-2 dehydrogenase/sirohydrochlorin ferrochelatase family protein: MGNNFFPVSIDLTNKNILVVGAGKIALRKVETLLKQNCNIKVITKTVEEQNFKNLLKDNKISLEVEREFKEEDLKDIFLVVAATSDEKVNKNISDLCISKNILVNNISSKNNMNLRFSSIYETDDFQIAVSTKKGNPKKAMEIRDIIRDYFNMFK; the protein is encoded by the coding sequence ATGGGAAATAACTTTTTTCCGGTAAGTATTGATTTGACAAATAAAAATATTTTGGTGGTAGGTGCCGGAAAGATTGCATTAAGAAAAGTTGAAACACTGTTGAAACAGAATTGTAATATAAAAGTTATAACAAAAACTGTTGAAGAGCAAAACTTTAAAAATTTACTAAAAGATAATAAAATTTCTTTAGAAGTAGAGAGAGAATTTAAAGAAGAAGATTTAAAGGATATTTTTTTAGTAGTTGCTGCAACATCAGATGAGAAAGTAAATAAGAATATTTCAGATCTATGTATATCCAAAAATATTTTAGTGAATAATATAAGTTCAAAGAATAATATGAATTTAAGATTTTCAAGTATCTATGAAACAGATGATTTTCAGATAGCTGTATCAACAAAAAAGGGAAATCCTAAAAAAGCAATGGAAATTCGAGATATTATAAGAGATTATTTTAATATGTTCAAATGA
- a CDS encoding RidA family protein, translated as MKKIINTVNAPAALGPYSQAIEANGVLYVSGQIPFVPSTMTLVSDCVEEQTKQSLENVGAILKEAGYDFKDVVKATVFIKDMNDFGKINGVYEKYLGDVKPARACVEVARLPKDVKVEIEVIAVK; from the coding sequence ATGAAAAAAATTATTAACACTGTAAATGCTCCAGCAGCATTAGGGCCTTATTCTCAAGCTATTGAAGCAAATGGAGTGCTTTATGTATCAGGTCAAATTCCATTTGTACCATCAACAATGACTTTAGTTTCAGATTGTGTTGAAGAACAAACAAAGCAATCTTTAGAAAATGTAGGAGCTATTTTAAAAGAAGCCGGTTATGATTTTAAAGATGTTGTTAAAGCTACTGTTTTTATAAAAGATATGAATGATTTTGGGAAAATAAATGGAGTGTATGAAAAATATTTGGGAGATGTAAAACCAGCAAGAGCCTGTGTAGAAGTAGCAAGGCTTCCAAAAGATGTAAAAGTTGAAATAGAAGTTATAGCTGTTAAATAA
- the hemB gene encoding porphobilinogen synthase has protein sequence MFIRTRRLRKNFLLREMVKNINLDISSFIYPVFVTDGQNIKSEIPSMPGQFRYSLDRLNEELNELLELNIRAILLFGIPEYKDEIGSQAYSKDGIVQRAIRQIKKNYGDKFLIITDVCMCEYTSHGHCGILHNHDVDNDKTLEYLAKIAISHAEAGADVIAPSDMMDGRILKIRTELDKNNFKDISIMAYSVKYSSAYYGPFREAADSCPSFGDRKSYQMDFRNDKNFYREVEADIEEGADFIMVKPAMAYLDVIKKVSEIIDLPVVVYNVSGEYSMVKAAAQNAWIDEEKIVMENMYALRRAGADIIISYHAKDIAKWLKK, from the coding sequence ATGTTTATAAGAACAAGAAGATTGAGAAAAAACTTTCTTTTGAGAGAAATGGTTAAAAATATAAATTTAGACATAAGCTCATTTATTTATCCTGTTTTTGTCACTGATGGACAAAATATAAAATCTGAAATTCCATCAATGCCTGGACAATTCAGATATTCACTTGACAGATTGAATGAAGAGCTGAATGAATTATTGGAGCTCAATATAAGGGCAATTTTACTTTTTGGAATACCAGAATATAAAGATGAAATAGGCAGTCAGGCTTATTCAAAAGATGGTATAGTGCAAAGAGCAATAAGGCAGATTAAAAAGAATTATGGAGATAAGTTTTTAATAATAACAGATGTATGTATGTGTGAATATACATCTCATGGTCATTGTGGAATTTTACATAATCATGATGTAGATAATGATAAAACTTTGGAGTATTTAGCTAAAATTGCAATTTCTCATGCAGAAGCAGGGGCAGATGTAATAGCACCATCTGATATGATGGATGGTAGAATTTTAAAAATAAGAACAGAACTTGATAAGAATAATTTTAAAGATATTTCTATTATGGCTTATAGTGTTAAATATTCATCAGCATATTATGGCCCTTTTAGAGAGGCAGCTGATTCCTGTCCAAGTTTTGGAGATAGAAAATCTTATCAGATGGATTTTAGAAATGATAAAAATTTCTATAGAGAAGTGGAAGCAGATATAGAAGAAGGAGCAGATTTTATTATGGTAAAGCCTGCAATGGCTTATTTAGATGTTATAAAAAAAGTTTCGGAGATAATAGATTTGCCTGTTGTAGTCTATAATGTAAGTGGTGAATATTCTATGGTTAAAGCAGCTGCTCAAAATGCTTGGATAGATGAAGAAAAGATAGTTATGGAAAATATGTATGCACTTAGGAGAGCAGGAGCTGATATAATAATAAGTTATCATGCAAAAGACATAGCTAAGTGGTTAAAAAAATGA